The window CCTGCATCGAACGCGTTGATTTGCACTACCGCATTTCACTCGGCGGCACCATTTGACCCGGCGGTTTGATTGACCGCTTCAGGCCGCCGCGCCTTCTCGCTGCGCGCCGCCAGCCACAGACCGCTGTTTTTCATCGCATAGCCGAACAGCAGCCCCACCAGCAACGACATCGTCACCAGCGGCCAGTCGCCGCCGCCGGCGAAGGTGGCGCAGGCGCCGATAAAGGTGCCGGGCACGAATCCCAACCACCGCTGCCTGGCCTGAATGCACATCAGAAAAGCCACTGCGCCGGTCAGCAGGTAACCCAGCATGTTCCATTCCGGCGCCAGTTCGCTGCCGTGAACGATCGCCATTGCCCAGAATACGCCGCTGCAGCAGGTCAGCGTGCTGATAAGCAACCCTTTCAGCCCGCCCTGCGGGCAGGCGAAATACGCGGTGCAGCCGAGAAAACCGGCCCAGCCGATCAGGCCCAGGCTGACAGCCACCCAACCCCAAACGCCGGAAAGGATCCCGGTTGTCACAGCAATGGCGAAAAGAACGTTCATAAACCGACCCGCAGCAGAGAAAGCGCGCAGTTTACCCGAAAATCGGCAAAATCAAGTGATGACAATCACAAAAATAATGCAATAAGAGAAAATGAAATTACAAATACGTGCCTAATATCACAAAAAAGCCACCATTCAGCGAGGAAAACCGGCGCGGGTCACCATAACGCTCAACGCTATACAGACCACAGCGCTGGCCAGAAACAGCGCATCGGCCGCCAGACGCAGATCGGCGTGGTCGATCACCGCCCCCAACAGGATGGGCACCCAGTTGGCGACGTAAGCAATAACGTAAAACAAGGATATCAACCGCGCATGGCTGGCCTGGGGTGAAATCAGGTTCACCAGGGTGGCGCTGCCGACGAAAATGGCGCCATAAGCATAACCGGCAATCACCATGCCCACGGCGGCCAGCCCCGATGAACCTAGCTGAATTGCCCCGGCGAATACCGCCACCGACAGCGCCTGCGCCAGGCAGCCAAACAGCAGCGAACGGCGGGCCTTAATGCGGCGGCTGAGGATCTGACTGATACCGGCTATCAACAGGTACACCGCAATCACGTAGCCATAGAGGCCGCTGCTGCGCATCCCCAGAAGTTTTTCCGCCACGCTCGGGCCAATCGCCAGAATGCTGGCAGCCACCGCCCAACAGATGAACAACGCGGCGGCGCACAGAAAGAACTTGCCGCCGGTGGCGCGCAGGCCATCCGCCAATGCGCTTGGTTCTGCCGCGGTACCCAAAGACGCGTGCGCTACCGGCTCAGCCCGTGCCTCAGGCGGCCATTTGAGCATCACGCCCAGGGCGGCGACGGCGGCCACGCCCATGATGATAACGAACGGCATCGACGTGGTATGAAAGCCGGTCTGCAAAGCGATACCGCTAAAAATCGGCCCCAGCGCCAGACCGGTAGTGAAGGACAAGGTGGCGATCAGGGCGGCGCTTTTGCCGCCGTCCTGCGGCCCGAAACGCACCAGCGCAATGTTCGCCGCGCCGGTTAGCGCCCCGGTGCCGACCCCGGCCAGCAGCCGCGCCATCAGCATCATAAAGAAGGAATCCGCCAGCGCGAATACCCAAGCGCCGGCCAGCACCACCAGCAGCGCCGGTACGATCATGC is drawn from Serratia entomophila and contains these coding sequences:
- a CDS encoding DUF1097 domain-containing protein; the protein is MNVLFAIAVTTGILSGVWGWVAVSLGLIGWAGFLGCTAYFACPQGGLKGLLISTLTCCSGVFWAMAIVHGSELAPEWNMLGYLLTGAVAFLMCIQARQRWLGFVPGTFIGACATFAGGGDWPLVTMSLLVGLLFGYAMKNSGLWLAARSEKARRPEAVNQTAGSNGAAE
- a CDS encoding MFS transporter: MSDIPAVDKTHSNTSHFAILLFLALALMSALLNSSAPTPLYPHYQHELGLTSVSLTMIYGAYAAGVLISLFGVGNMAGRVKDLRSMIVPALLVVLAGAWVFALADSFFMMLMARLLAGVGTGALTGAANIALVRFGPQDGGKSAALIATLSFTTGLALGPIFSGIALQTGFHTTSMPFVIIMGVAAVAALGVMLKWPPEARAEPVAHASLGTAAEPSALADGLRATGGKFFLCAAALFICWAVAASILAIGPSVAEKLLGMRSSGLYGYVIAVYLLIAGISQILSRRIKARRSLLFGCLAQALSVAVFAGAIQLGSSGLAAVGMVIAGYAYGAIFVGSATLVNLISPQASHARLISLFYVIAYVANWVPILLGAVIDHADLRLAADALFLASAVVCIALSVMVTRAGFPR